One Rosa chinensis cultivar Old Blush chromosome 5, RchiOBHm-V2, whole genome shotgun sequence genomic region harbors:
- the LOC112164126 gene encoding uncharacterized protein LOC112164126: MQPIIKPWLAQGWALDLIGMIHPHSSFQHKFIIVATDFFTKWVEAEPLKEASGATIRQFVFTNIIYRFGVPEVLVSDRGAVFMGRDMQELVVDLGIQFIHSTPYYAQSNGQAEASNKRNLAATTPYALMFGHDAVLPLEINVQSLRVQDQHHLIGEDYVQGVWQEHEDLSERRLEALDSLVMEKQRIARAYDKRTRRRSYKELG, from the exons atgcaacctattatCAAGCCATGGCTTGCGCAAGGCTGGGCGCTGGATTTGATTGGCATGATTCACCCTCATTCATCCTTCCAGcataagttcatcatcgtcgctacCGATTTCTTCACTAAGTGGGTAGAGGCTGAACCCTTGAAGGAGGCCTCAGGTGCAACCATTCGCCAGTTCGTCTTCACTAATATTATCTACAGGTTTGGTGTCCCTGAGGTTCTGGTTTCGGATAGGGGGGCAGTGTTTATGGGGCGTGATATGCAAGAGCTCGTTGTTGACTTGGGTATCCAATTTATTCATTCTACCCCTTACTATGCTCAATCCAACGGCCAAGCAGAGGCCAGTAACAAG CGGAACCTGGCTGCCACCACACCCTATGCTCtgatgtttggccatgatgcaGTTTTACCTTTGGAGATCAATGTTCAGTCCCTACGCGTCCAGGATCAACATCATTTGATTGGTGAAGACTATGTCCAGGGTGTGTGGCAAGAGCATGAAGATCTTAGCGAGAGGCGCTTGGAGGCTTTGGACAGCCTGGTGATGGAGAAACAGCGCATCGCtcgcgcctatgataagaggacaCGCCGGCGCAGCTACAAGGAGCTAGGGTGA